The Sinomonas sp. P10A9 genome contains the following window.
AGGAGGCGGGGAGGCCCCCGAGGAACGCGACCGTTCTGCAGCCGATGGAAGCGAGGTGGTTGCCGAGGAGCTCACCTCCGGCGATGTTGTCGCTTCCCACGTAGTCTAGGCCTTCGATCCGGCGGGCCACGGTCACAGTGGGCGTCTTTGCCGTGGTGATCAATGAGACGATCTTGTTCGGGTCGGAGTCGGGGGCAGGGAGTATGAGGAAGCCGTCGACCTGTCGCTCGATCATTGCGGTCATGAGCTCGTGCTGGCGTCCGGCTTCGTCGTGGCTGTATCCGATGAAGATGGTATAGCCCGCCTCATGGGCGATTTCGTCTGCGGCCATCGCAAGCTCGGCGAAGTAGGGGTTGATGATCTCGGTGACGATCAGGCCGAGGGTCATGCTGCGGCTCTGCCGCAGGTTCGCGGCGCTTCGGTTGTAGACGTAACCGAGCTCAGCCATTGCCCTGCGCACCTTCTCCGAGGTGGCCTCGGGGATCTTGGAGCTTCCCCGCAGGACGAGGGAAGCAGTCGAGCGTGACACGCCCGCCGCACGGCTAACGTCGTCGAGAGTGATGCGGGCCACCGTTGCTCCTTCACGCTCAATCTGTGCGCTGCGCTGGATGTTGAATGTTGACCCTATCAACGCTCGAGGGCCTGGGCGGCGTGCCGTCCAGGCCCTTCGGGTTGCCGTTGCCTAGTCGGCGATCGCGTCTGTTGTCCGGTCCAGGTCCCTGCCGCGGGTCTCAGGCATGAAGAACGTGGCGACCACAGTGATGGCGGTGAGGACTGCAAGGTAGCCTGCGATCGGTATCCAGGCACCGTTCCCGGATCCGCTCGCGCTCATGATGGCAGCCCCAACCATGGGAGCGATGCCTCCTGCAAAGACCGCCGAGACTTCGCGTGCGACCGAAGCCCCAAGGTAGCGCTGGCGTGATCCGAAGAGTTCGCACATGAGAGCGCTCTGGGCTCCGAACATCCCCCATGAACCGATTCCGAGGCCGAGCGAGATGACGATGATGGTGCTGAGGGTGTCGCCGTGGCTGAGGACCCACCAGATCGGGAAGACGGTGAGGAGCTGGTACACGGCAAGGGCACGGTAGACGGGCCTGCGCCCGTAGCGGTCGGTGAGGCGGCCGGCGACGGGCACCATGGCGGCACCGACTGCAGCGGCGATGACGAGCGACAGAGCACCAATGGGGCCCTTGATCCCCACCGCTGCACTGGAGACGTAGGCGACGGCGAACGCCTGGTAGATGGATGATCCCCCGTTCTCCGCCATCCGCAGCCCGAGTCCGATGAGGATGGTCTTCCAAGACCTCGTGACCAGGGTCCGCAGGGGACGGTTCTCGATCTGCTCGTTGGCTTCGAGTCTAACGAAGGTCGGGGACTCGCGAAGTTTGAGGCGGATGAAGATCGCGACACCGAGGATGAGGACGCTGGAGAGGAAGGGGATGCGCCACAGCCACGTCTGGGAGATCGGGGTGGAAGCAGAGGCGCCCAGCATGAGGAAGTAGACGACGGCTGCGACCACGGTGCCGATCTGGACGCCAAGGAAGGGCAGCGAGGCGAGGTATCCGCGCCTGGCCGGCGGAGCGAATTCGGCCATGAGGACTGATGCGCCGCTCATCTCGGCTCCGGCTCCGAGTCCTTGGACGAGCCTGAGGACAATGAGCAGGATCGGGGCGAGGACCCCGGCTCCCCCCTTGCCGTACCAGTCGCCGGAGGCCCCATGGTAGGTGGGCAGCACGCCGATGAGGGTGCTCCCTCCGCCCATGAGCAGGATCGTGGCCATGAGCACGAATTTGCGGCCCACGCGGTCGCCGAGGCGGCCGAAGACGATCCCGCCCACGGGGCGGACGGCGAATCCGAGGAAGTAAGTGCCGAAGCTAAGGATGAGGGCGGTGGCGGGGTCGTTGCCGGGGAAGAAGAGCGGGCCGAAGACGAGTGCCGAGGCGAGGCTGTAGAGCGCGAAGTCGTAGTACTCCATGGCGCTGCCGAGCGAGCTGGCCCAGCCTGCCCGGCGTAGGTCGGCGACGGCGACGGTTCGAGTGATGGGGGCGGCGATGCTCATGCAGATTGCTCCTGAGCGAACCCGGTTGCGCGACGGTCCTCGCGGAGGATGCTATCGGCTACGCGCAGTGAGTTCGCGGCGATGGTGAGGGCGGGGTTGAGTGCTGCGGAGGAGGGGAAGAAGGACGAGTCGACGATCCAGAGGTTCTCGACGTCGTGAGCCCGGCAGTCCTTATTCAGGACGCTGGTCCGACGATCGAGTCCAGCCACCGCTGTACCGCACTGGTGGGAGTTGGTTTCGATTCCCATCCGCTGGGTGAAGACGACGGGGTATCCGGCGCGGCGGACTGCCTTGGTGATGCGTCGGACGAGCTCTCGGTGGGCTCCGAGGTTGGTGGGGGTCCACCAGATGTTGATCTGTCCGTTGACAAGGCGGACTCCGTTCTCCTGGCGGGGCAAGTCCTCGGTGGTGAGGTAGATGTCGATGCTGCGGTCGCTCATGGCCTTCAGCAGCCAGTTCGGCGCCCAGGGCTTGGCCATCTTGAGCATGGCCGAGCGGAGTTTACCGAGCATCTGCAGGTTCCCGAGGGGCATGGGCGTGGTCGGGCCAGCCTCGTACCAGTCGTTGAGCCCGAGCGTCTTCTGCCACTGGGTGCGGTTGATGCGGGTGGGGTTGATGCCGATGAAGAATGTGCTGTTGTGGACCATGTAGTTCCTGCCGACGAGGCCGGAGGCGTTGGCGAGCCCGTCCGGGTGCTGTCCCGATGCCGAGCGCAGGAGCACGGCGGCCGAGTTCACTGCGCCCGCGGCGAGGATGAAGCGGTCCGCCTCGATGCGCAGGACCTTCCCGCCCCGTTCGGCCAGGGCGGCCACGATGTGGGCGCCGCTGTCGTCGGTCACCAGCCGCAGCACGGTGGTACCTGTCATGAGCTTGACTCCGGAGGCGATCGCGGGGTTCACCGTGATCTTCTCGGCGTCGGACTTCATGCCGGTCCGGTCGGGGGCGCCGTCGACGGTGGCGACCCTGCGGCGGTCCTCGGCGGTCTCGACGGCGAGGCCGTTGGGCATGTGGTAAGGGTGCAGGCCCTGGTGCCGGAAGGAGGCCCCAAGGCGTTTCACGGCGTCCTCGTGCTCGAGTGCCGGGAACGGGTAGGGCTCGGAGTGCGCCGGCTCCGTGGGGTCCTCGCCGAGGACCCCACGGACCTGGAAGAGCTTCTCGGCCCGGGTGTAGTAGGGCTCTAGCTCGTTGTAGCCGATCGGCCATGCCGGGGAGATTCCGTCCTCGTGGACGGTCTCTTCGAAGTCGCTGCGCCGGAACCGGGGAAGGCAGGCTCCGTAGACCTTGGTGTTGCCGCCGACCCAGTAGTAGACGCCGGGCTTGAACCGCGCACCGCTGGTCCCGTCGGCCCAGTACTCGGCGTTCTTGTAGCGGCCCTCGAGGTAGACCTTGTCGAGGTCGGCGTTGGCGGCCTCGACAGGGAGGCGTTCGCCGCGTTCGAGGATCAGCACGCGCCGGCCGCTGTCCTTGAGGGCGTAGGCCATCGTGCCCCCGCCCATGCCGGAACCGACGATCACCGTGTCCGCGGTGACGACCTCGTCGTGCTCCGGCGCCTCGCTTATCTCCGGGGCCGGGGCCTCGGAGATGGACGCGTACGGCATCACTGGCTCCTTTCTGCATACCGCTGGATCTGGTCCACGGTGTCGAGGAACCAGTAGTCGCCCCACATGACGGATTCGTCGACGCCGAGTCCCTTGCCCTCGTGGTAGGACCCGTGCTTGAGTACGCCTTCCCAGTCCTCCCCGGGGGAGGCGAGGAAGTCGTCCTGGCAGAGCCGTTCTATGACGGCGACGGCGTAGTCGGCGTAGGCGCGGGCCTTGACGGGGTCGGCAACGAGTCCTGCGAGCTGCCAGAGGCCGCCGGCGGCTGCGGCTGCCGCCGAGCTCTCGTATGGCCTGACGGGGTTGGGCTCGGCCCAGTCGTTCGGCGGAACAAGCCGGTCGCCGGTCTGCTCGAGGTAGAAGTCGGCCGCGGCCACGGCGGTGTCCAGGAAGCGGCGTTCTCCGGTGAACCGATAGACGGTGCCGAAGCCGTACAGAGCCCACGCCTGCCCGCGTGCCCAGGACCCGTCGTCGGAGAAGCCTTGCTGGGTGGTCTGGCGCAGGAACGCTCCGGTCTCGATGTCGAACATGCCCTCGTGGGAGGCCGAGCCGTCCCCGCGCATGAGGTAGCGGCGGGTGGTGAGGCAGTGCTCGACGGCGTGCCGTCCCAGCCCGTCCTCGCCAGTCTGCTGGGCGGCGTAGAGGGCCATGTGGATGTTCATCATGATGTCGATGAACAAGCTGTCCGGCTGGCGGAAGCTTGGCATGTACCGGCCTTTGTCCCGGTAGCGGCTCGCTGTTGTGCGCCCGGCCTCGATGAGGACTTGTCGCTTGGCGTCGTCCCCGGTGGCCTCGAGCCAGCGCCGGTAGGTGGACCAGAAGAGGAAGCCGAGGTCGTGCACGGTGTCGTCGGCCTTGCGGTGCTCGATGATCTCCGAGTAGTGCTCGGCGGCTGCGCGGAACTCGGCGCGGCGCTCGGGCTCGGCTCGTTCGGAGAGCATCCACAGCTGGCCGCCGAGGAAGCCCTCGCACCAGTTCGTCCATGCTTCGGCGCCGACCGCCCATTTCCCGCCCTCGGTGTAGAGGGGGAATGCGTCGGGATGGCGGGTGATGAGGCCTGCGACCTTTGCCGAGGCCGTGGCCCAGGCATTCGCGGCGGCTCCGGCGAAGCTGCCCGGCACCAAGTAGCCGGTGGGGAGCCGCACGGGCAGGAGGTGCGGCAGGACGCTGGCGGCGCCCGCGGGGCGGTCTGCGGTGATGGTCATTCGGTGCTCCTTCTCAGGCGCGGGAGGCGTCGGGGGTGGGGACCCAGCGGGTCGTGCGGGGCCCGACCTGGAGTTGGATGGTCTTGAGCTCGCTGAACTCGGCCAGTGCCTGGCGGCCGAGCTCGCGGCCGATGCCGCTCTGCCCGTATCCGCCGAACGGCAGCTCGGGGTAGCCGTCCATCCAGCGGTTGACCCAGACGGTCCCGGCGCGCAGGTCGCGGGCGGCGACGAGCGCCTCTTCGATGTCCGTGCTCCAGATGCCGGCGGAGAGGCCGAACGAGGTTGAGTTGGCGATCTTCACGGCCTCCTCGAGGGTGTCGTAGGGGAGGATCGACAGCACGGGCCCGAAGATCTCCTCACGGGCGATCGACATGTCTGGGGTCACGTCGGCGAAGACGGTGGGGGTGAAGAACCGTGGGCCAACGGCGTCTTGGAGCCGCTCCCCGCCGGCGATCAGGCGGGCGCCGGCCTCGCGTCCCTCCTCGACGTAGCGTTCGACGACGGCGAGCTGGGCGTCGTTGACGAGCGAGCCCACCAGGGTGTCCGCGTCGAGCGGGTCGCCGACGCGCATCGTCTTCGCCCGGGCGGTCACGGCCTCGGCGAACTCGTCGGCGATCGAGCGGTGCACGATCAGGCGGCTGCCGGAGTTGCAGCACTGGCCGACGTTGAAGTAGCCGCCGAACACGCCCGCGTCCACGGCCGCGGCGAAGTCCGCGTGCGGGGTGACGATCTGCGGGTTCTTCCCGCCCAGCTCCAGCTCGACCTTCTTCAGGTCTGCCCCAGCGGTCTGGGCGATGGTGCGCCCCACACCGGTGGAGCCGGTGAAACTGATCATGTCGATGCCGGGGTGGGTGGCGATCGCCGAGCCGACGTGACGGTTGCCGGTGACGACGTTCACCACGCCGTCGGGGAACCCGGCCTCGCGGACGAGGCCAGCGAGCATGACGGTTGTCGCCGAGGTGCTCTCGCTGGGCTTGATGACCGCGGTGTTGCCCGCGGCGAGGGCAAAGGGAAGCTTCTGGCTGACGATGAGCAGCGGGAAGTTCCAGGGGGTGATCATGCCAATCACCCCGAGGGGCTCGTGCACGACGAGGGCGAAGGTGTCGGGGCCTAGTCCGTTGTGCGCGTCGCCCTGGGTGGCGCGGGCTAGCGTGGCTGCGTACTCCCACAGCTCTGCGGTCGAGGCGACCTCCGTGCGGGACTGGGTGATCGGCTTGCCGGTCTCCAGGGTCTCGGCCAGGGCGAGCTGTTCGGCGTCCCGCCGGACGAGCTCGGATACCCGGTGGAGCAGCTTGGCGCGCTGGCTCCCGGTGGCACCGCGCCACCCCCCTTCTAGGGCTCGGCGCGCGGCCTTGACGGCGCGGTCGACGTCCGGTGCCCCGCCGGCGGGGAAGGAGGAGACGGGGACCTCGTGCGCGGGGCTGTTCCGGGTGAAAGTCTCTCCGGAGTCGGCCTCGGAGTCGGCCCCGTCGATGACCATGGGGCGGTGGACGGGCTTGATGTCGTTGAGGGTGTAGCTGTGTGACATGGTCGGGGTCCTTAGTGGTCGGTGAAGGTAGGGGTGCGCTTGCCTCGGAAGGCCGCGACGCCCTCGGCGAGGTCGGCGGTGGCGGAGGCGAGGCCGCCGGCGAGGGCTTCGAGGACGCGGGAGGGGGCGCCCTCGGCTGCAGCATCGATGATCTGCTTGGCGAGCTGGATGGCGACTGGGGCGCCCGCGAGGATCTCGCCGGCGATCCGTTCGGCTTCTTCGGCGAGCCGCTCTTTGGGTGCGTGGGCTGTGGCCAGGCCCCACTCGACGGCCTCGGCGCCGCTCAGTTGGCGGCGCGTCAGGACGAGCTCCTTGGCGCGGGCGCGGCCGACGAGCTCGGTGGCCCGCTCGGTGCCGCCCCAGCCGGGCACGGTGCCCAGGCCTGTCTCGGGGAGGGCGATGCGGGTCTCGTCTGCGATGACGCGGAAGTCGCAGGCGAGGGCGAGCTCGAGGCCGCCGCCGAAGGCGAGTCCATCGACGACTGCGATGCTGGGCTGGCGCAGTCGGGCGAGGGCGTCGAAGGCCTGGTGCCCGGTCTCAATCCACTCCCGCCACATCTGGGCGGGTTCGAGGGCCGAGAACTGGTTGATGTCGGCTCCGACGCAGAACACCTTTTCTCCGGCGGTGCGGAGCATTAGGAGCCGCGCCCGGGATGCCCCGACCTCCAGGATCCGTTGGCGCAGCTCGCGCAGCAGAGGCAGGGTCAGCGTGTTCAGCTTCGCCGCACGGTCGAGCG
Protein-coding sequences here:
- a CDS encoding GMC oxidoreductase produces the protein MPYASISEAPAPEISEAPEHDEVVTADTVIVGSGMGGGTMAYALKDSGRRVLILERGERLPVEAANADLDKVYLEGRYKNAEYWADGTSGARFKPGVYYWVGGNTKVYGACLPRFRRSDFEETVHEDGISPAWPIGYNELEPYYTRAEKLFQVRGVLGEDPTEPAHSEPYPFPALEHEDAVKRLGASFRHQGLHPYHMPNGLAVETAEDRRRVATVDGAPDRTGMKSDAEKITVNPAIASGVKLMTGTTVLRLVTDDSGAHIVAALAERGGKVLRIEADRFILAAGAVNSAAVLLRSASGQHPDGLANASGLVGRNYMVHNSTFFIGINPTRINRTQWQKTLGLNDWYEAGPTTPMPLGNLQMLGKLRSAMLKMAKPWAPNWLLKAMSDRSIDIYLTTEDLPRQENGVRLVNGQINIWWTPTNLGAHRELVRRITKAVRRAGYPVVFTQRMGIETNSHQCGTAVAGLDRRTSVLNKDCRAHDVENLWIVDSSFFPSSAALNPALTIAANSLRVADSILREDRRATGFAQEQSA
- a CDS encoding aldehyde dehydrogenase family protein gives rise to the protein MSHSYTLNDIKPVHRPMVIDGADSEADSGETFTRNSPAHEVPVSSFPAGGAPDVDRAVKAARRALEGGWRGATGSQRAKLLHRVSELVRRDAEQLALAETLETGKPITQSRTEVASTAELWEYAATLARATQGDAHNGLGPDTFALVVHEPLGVIGMITPWNFPLLIVSQKLPFALAAGNTAVIKPSESTSATTVMLAGLVREAGFPDGVVNVVTGNRHVGSAIATHPGIDMISFTGSTGVGRTIAQTAGADLKKVELELGGKNPQIVTPHADFAAAVDAGVFGGYFNVGQCCNSGSRLIVHRSIADEFAEAVTARAKTMRVGDPLDADTLVGSLVNDAQLAVVERYVEEGREAGARLIAGGERLQDAVGPRFFTPTVFADVTPDMSIAREEIFGPVLSILPYDTLEEAVKIANSTSFGLSAGIWSTDIEEALVAARDLRAGTVWVNRWMDGYPELPFGGYGQSGIGRELGRQALAEFSELKTIQLQVGPRTTRWVPTPDASRA
- a CDS encoding LacI family DNA-binding transcriptional regulator; protein product: MARITLDDVSRAAGVSRSTASLVLRGSSKIPEATSEKVRRAMAELGYVYNRSAANLRQSRSMTLGLIVTEIINPYFAELAMAADEIAHEAGYTIFIGYSHDEAGRQHELMTAMIERQVDGFLILPAPDSDPNKIVSLITTAKTPTVTVARRIEGLDYVGSDNIAGGELLGNHLASIGCRTVAFLGGLPASSTSERCKGLAQELTARGIEFWNDDEHRSRITPTGGAEATAAMLDRGRLPDAVVAYNDIVALGIYEELRRRELRPGEDIAVASFDDTRLAATQAPPLTSVAGFPEEIGRRAARRLLHLLDDGQNTPISDLVPPKLRLRSSTVTWRPRGAN
- a CDS encoding enoyl-CoA hydratase/isomerase family protein; translation: MSAPASTDRVPAADRDAGSVGLSYSEDGHVATITLDRAAKLNTLTLPLLRELRQRILEVGASRARLLMLRTAGEKVFCVGADINQFSALEPAQMWREWIETGHQAFDALARLRQPSIAVVDGLAFGGGLELALACDFRVIADETRIALPETGLGTVPGWGGTERATELVGRARAKELVLTRRQLSGAEAVEWGLATAHAPKERLAEEAERIAGEILAGAPVAIQLAKQIIDAAAEGAPSRVLEALAGGLASATADLAEGVAAFRGKRTPTFTDH
- a CDS encoding MFS transporter, with amino-acid sequence MSIAAPITRTVAVADLRRAGWASSLGSAMEYYDFALYSLASALVFGPLFFPGNDPATALILSFGTYFLGFAVRPVGGIVFGRLGDRVGRKFVLMATILLMGGGSTLIGVLPTYHGASGDWYGKGGAGVLAPILLIVLRLVQGLGAGAEMSGASVLMAEFAPPARRGYLASLPFLGVQIGTVVAAVVYFLMLGASASTPISQTWLWRIPFLSSVLILGVAIFIRLKLRESPTFVRLEANEQIENRPLRTLVTRSWKTILIGLGLRMAENGGSSIYQAFAVAYVSSAAVGIKGPIGALSLVIAAAVGAAMVPVAGRLTDRYGRRPVYRALAVYQLLTVFPIWWVLSHGDTLSTIIVISLGLGIGSWGMFGAQSALMCELFGSRQRYLGASVAREVSAVFAGGIAPMVGAAIMSASGSGNGAWIPIAGYLAVLTAITVVATFFMPETRGRDLDRTTDAIAD
- a CDS encoding glycoside hydrolase family 88 protein, which codes for MTITADRPAGAASVLPHLLPVRLPTGYLVPGSFAGAAANAWATASAKVAGLITRHPDAFPLYTEGGKWAVGAEAWTNWCEGFLGGQLWMLSERAEPERRAEFRAAAEHYSEIIEHRKADDTVHDLGFLFWSTYRRWLEATGDDAKRQVLIEAGRTTASRYRDKGRYMPSFRQPDSLFIDIMMNIHMALYAAQQTGEDGLGRHAVEHCLTTRRYLMRGDGSASHEGMFDIETGAFLRQTTQQGFSDDGSWARGQAWALYGFGTVYRFTGERRFLDTAVAAADFYLEQTGDRLVPPNDWAEPNPVRPYESSAAAAAAGGLWQLAGLVADPVKARAYADYAVAVIERLCQDDFLASPGEDWEGVLKHGSYHEGKGLGVDESVMWGDYWFLDTVDQIQRYAERSQ